Proteins from a genomic interval of Aspergillus flavus chromosome 7, complete sequence:
- a CDS encoding uncharacterized protein (domain of unknown function DUF221-domain containing protein): protein MAQDLGSALEHAGGAGQKSEGIAINTFLASLATAIVIFAVEFLLFLLLKSKLIRIYQPRTYLVPDRERTEPSPPGLFRWIVPVFRTSSTEFIQKCGLDAYFFLRYLRMLLKIFVPLGCIILPVLLPLNKAGGKDQHYKNGTETGGTWNVTGLDQLAWGNVTPENTSRYWGHLIMAIITIVYVCAVFYDELRNYIRLRQAYLTSPQHRLRASATTVLVTAIPERWLTLDALDSLFDVFPGGVRNIWINRNFDDLNEKVKLRDALALKLEAAETDLVIKCKKAQLKQAKAEAKKSGVKARNTAKEEQQDTDRKASLMAMDAGISSGDPHQAHTLAQVLHHDGSEDHTAPGKRRRLNPFDPAKEAAGAVGHGVGKLGKSVLEGFKKVEGGIDGKLARSGGFVPDASITHRDGSRSLDYPRSESDSVDVADCSQARTNGTTSGVPDAAGSKSKRPFWKSTGSSNSKLSHRSEPDEFPLTQRESSSIDGERNDAPIEEEKSERDKRRTRTEGEQLEGEEYPVAYNEDFDNEDFGEPLWKKYIRPKDRDTMRLPIFGLSWMPSLPLIGKKVDTIDYCRKEVARLNLEIEVDQQTPEKFPLMNSAFIQFNHQVAAHMACQAVSHHVPKQMAPRIVEISPDDVIWDNMSIRWWERYLRTFGIMAIVCAMVVGWAFPVAFTGLLSQLSYLEEAFTWLKWISKLPEWVISAVQGILPALFLAILMAVLPLILRFLCRTQGVHTGMAVELTVQNYYFAFLFVQLFLVVAISSSFSTIISNVTNVTSWPQLLAENIPLSSNYFFSYMILQAMSVSAGALVQVVNLVSWFILGPLLDTTARTKWARTTNLNQMQWGTFFPVYTTLASIGLIYCVISPLILVFNVITFGLFWFVYRYNTLYVTKFRFDTGGLLFPKAINQLFTGIYFMEVCLIGLFFLVRDVQGTVACKGQAICMIVVLILTVGYQLLLNDAFGPLIRYLPITLEDEAVRRDEEFERAQRVRLGLLQDDELNSDKGQQSGHEEHRGRQTDRATHDIELKDIEASMERGTEAQARRPSLGPKRQSWADRSSRGRSKYFGANSDSSVPTVQQIREKVAEDAEAQGAPTNQVGPALFAGIHDELEDLTPEERDQLVQRAFQHDALRAKRPVIWIPRDDLGVSDDEVYRTQRFSKHIWISNEYQALDGKCRTIFSRSPPDFSEVDLIQL, encoded by the exons ATGGCCCAAGACCTGGGATCAGCCCTCGAACACGCCGGTGGCGCTGGTCAAAAGAGTGAGGGTATCGCAATCAACACTTTTCTCGCGTCTTTAGCTACTGCGATCGTCATCTTCGCAGTGGAATTCTTACTCTTTTTGCTTCTCAAATCGAAGCTCATCCGCATCTA CCAACCTAGAACCTACCTTGTCCCGGACAGAGAGCGTACCGAACCCTCCCCACCTGGTCTTTTCCGATGGATTGTGCCTGTATTTCGTACCTCCAGTACTGAGTTCATACAAAAATGTGGTCTGGATGCATACTTCTTTTTGCGATACCTGCGCATGCTTCTCAAGATTTTCGTGCCTCTGGGTTGCATCATATTACCAGTTCTGCTACCCTTGAATAAAGCTGGCGGTAAAGACCAACATTATAAAAACGGAACTGAAACTGGCGGCACATGGAATGTTACTGGTCTGGATCAACTTGCCTGGGGCAATGTAACCCCAGAGAACACCAGCCGTTACTGGGGACACTTGATCATGGCTATCATCACCATTGTCTACGTATGCGCTGTGTTTTATGACGAGCTGAGAAATTATATACGCTTACGACAAGCCTACTTGACATCTCCCCAGCACCGTCTACGAGCCTCTGCGACGACAGTTCTGGTGACAGCAATCCCGGAAAGGTGGCTCACATTGGATGCTCTCGATTCACTTTTTGATGTCTTCCCTGGTGGCGTTCGCAACATCTGGATCAACCGCAACTTCGATGATCTCAACGAAAAAGTGAAGCTGCGGGATGCGTTGGCTCTAAAACTTGAGGCTGCAGAGACAGACTTGGTAATTAAATGCAAGAAAGCTCAGTTGAAACAGGCGAAAGCCGAAGCGAAAAAGTCTGGGGTTAAAGCAAGAAATACTGCCAAAGAGGAGCAGCAGGATACGGACAGGAAAGCTTCACTGATGGCTATGGATGCTGGTATCAGTTCTGGTGACCCACACCAAGCGCACACTCTCGCTCAGGTCTTGCATCATGATGGCTCAGAGGATCATACTGCGCCagggaaacgaagaagacTGAACCCCTTTGACCCCGCCAAGGAGGCCGCAGGAGCCGTCGGTCATGGTGTGGGCAAGCTAGGAAAGTCCGTCCTTGAAGGCTTTAAGAAGGTTGAAGGTGGAATAGATGGAAAGTTGGCTCGATCTGGTGGTTTTGTACCAGACGCCTCGATTACTCATCGGGACGGCTCGCGCTCACTAGATTACCCTCGATCTGAGTCAGATAGCGTGGATGTTGCAGACTGTTCGCAAGCGCGCACAAATGGCACAACTTCGGGCGTTCCAGACGCGGCTGGATCCAAATCTAAACGGCCTTTCTGGAAGAGTACAGGATCAAGCAATTCTAAACTGAGCCACAGGAGCGAGCCTGACGAGTTTCCTTTAACGCAACGCGAAAGCAGCTCGATTGATGGAGAGAGGAACGATGCACCgatagaggaagagaaaagtgaGAGGGATAAACGAAGAACTCGGACCGAGGGCGAACAATTGGAAGGTGAGGAATATCCCGTCGCCTACAACGAGGACTTCGACAATGAGGACTTCGGAGAACCTCTTtggaagaaatatattaGGCCAAAGGACCGTGATACCATGCGACTACCGATCTTCGGTCTTAGTTGGATGCCCTCCCTCCCGCTTATAGGCAAGAAGGTAGACACCATCGATTACTGCCGGAAAGAAGTGGCTCGTTTGAACTTAGAAATCGAGGTTGATCAACAAACCCCCGAGAAATTCCCCCTGATGAATTCTGCCttcattcaattcaatcACCAGGTGGCTGCACATATGGCTTGTCAAGCAGTCAGTCATCATGTCCCCAAACAGATGGCTCCTCGCATTGTGGAAATTTCTCCAGACGACGTAATTTGGGACAACATGTCCATCAGATGGTGGGAACGCTACCTGCGAACTTTTGGTATTATGGCCATCGTCTGCGCGATGGTGGTCGGGTGGGCTTTCCCTGTGGCCTTCACTGGTTTACTGTCCCAGCTGTCGTACTTGGAAGAAGCGTTTACGTGGCTTAAATGGATTTCCAAATTGCCAGAATGGGTTATCTCTGCTGTGCAAGGTATTCTGCCTGCGCTGTTTTTGGCCATTCTGATGGCTGTGTTACCTTTAATCCTCCGGTTCCTTTGTCGGACCCAGGGCGTCCATACAGGTATGGCCGTTGAGCTCACAGTTCAGAACTATTATTTCGCGTTCCTGTTCGTTCAGCTATTTCTGGTCGTCGCAATCTCGTCCAGTTTTTCAACCATCATCAGTAACGTCACGAATGTCACGAGCTGGCCTCAACTGCTTGCGGAGAACATTCCTCTTTCTAGCaattatttcttttcataCATGATTCTTCAGGCAATGTCGGTGAGTGCTGGTGCGTTGGTCCAGGTCGTGAACTTGGTAAGCTGGTTTATCCTTGGACCCTTGCTCGACACGACGGCCCGGACAAAATGGGCCCGGACTACGAATTTGAACCAGATGCAGTGGGGAACTTTCTTTCCGGTGTATACCACACTGGCATCCATAG GACTGATTTACTGTGTTATCTCGCCTCTTATCCTTGTGTTCAATGTAATCACGTTCGGCCTATTTTGGTTCGTTTATCGGTATAACACGCTATATGTCACCAAATTTCGCTTTGACACCGGTGGATTACTTTTCCCTAAGGCGATCAACCAGTTGTTCACGGGCATATATTTTATGGAAGTCTGCCTAATCGGTCTATTCTTTTTGGTTCGTGACGTGCAGGGCACGGTTGCCTGCAAGGGCCAAGCCATATGCATGATTGTCGTTCTTATCCTCACAGTCGGATACCAACTTCTGCTGAATGATGCCTTCGGCCCCCTGATCCGTTATCTACCAATTAcgttggaggatgaggcgGTGCGTCGGGATGAGGAGTTTGAGCGTGCCCAACGTGTCCGGCTTGGATTGCTTCAGGATGATGAATTGAACTCTGACAAAGGTCAACAGTCAGGCCACGAAGAACATAGGGGCCGCCAGACGGATCGAGCAACTCATGATATCGAGCTCAAGGATATTGAAGCTAGCATGGAGCGAGGTACTGAGGCCCAGGCCAGGCGGCCTAGTCTCGGGCCTAAGCGTCAGTCTTGGGCTGACAGATCTTCACGTGGACGGTCGAAGTATTTCGGGGCCAACTCCGACAGCTCGGTCCCGACGGTGCAGCAAATTCGTGAGAAGGTAGCGGAGGATGCTGAAGCCCAAGGCGCTCCTACCAATCAAGTGGGCCCAGCCCTATTTGCTGGGATCCATGACGAGCTGGAAGATCTCACGCCGGAAGAACGTGACCAGCTAGTTCAGCGAGCCTTCCAGCACGATGCGCTGCGAGCCAAGCGTCCCGTGATCTGGATTCCGCGGGACGACCTTGGAGTCAGTGATGACGAAGTGTACCGGACTCAACGGTTCAGCAAACACATCTGGATCAGCAACGAGTACCAGGCATTGGACGGCAAGTGCCGCACGATCTTCAGTCGCAGTCCGCCGGACTTTTCGGAAGTGGATCTCATCCAGTTATGA
- a CDS encoding putative vacuolar transporter chaperone gives MIKEYYWYYIAYDELKRALRTDFVAEPVPSYAKRDRKPWTEEDEKHFVSLLEGELEKVFNFQRMKSEEIVRRIQSSEKEVNDVVSRLESATASGSRRQSVRSNIHPPSDEDFLVLEQVLSDIIADVHDLAKFTQLNYTGFQKIIKKHDKETGWHLKPVFAARLKAKPFFKDNYDAFVVKLSKLYDLVRTKGNPVKGDSSAGGTQQNFVRQTTKYWVHPDNITELKLIILKHLPVLVFNPQKEFEEEDTAITSIYYDNPDTWELYQGRLKKTEGAEAIRLRWYGGMKSDQIFVERKTHREDWTGEKSVKARFSLKEKNVNAYLAGELTTDTIFDKMRKEGKKSEEEINNLEQLAQEIQYRVITRQLKPVTRTFYHRTAFQLPGDARVRISLDTELTMVREDNLDGHRRSGDNWRRMDIGVDFPFSQLPPEDVERFPYAVLEVKLQTQAGQEPPQWIRDLTASHLVEAVPKFSKFIHGTATLFPDRINLLPFWMPQMDVDIRKPAMRRFGIERPLASTSLSANETPEDEYDSDEDELDDRQGLANGDRRGPRNDLFADSDGNTLDIEERIAAQPLPGDEDYPLYDSDEEDTIDADELEEARRVGGMHYYRQLAKYYAQQTGSAVVSGLIALIPRPRPTNLPPPEQRGIAVMGNKRTVKRFIAPKGKRIHVPVRVEPKVYFAAERTFLSWLEFSILLGTIAATLLNFGNDYITFASSWAFTVLAALALLYSLVLYIWRVDKIRKRRDVKRVYYEKWGPTVVGVGLAVVLLVNFILRARQAGFTERDDYPGNGQGSDSGEL, from the exons ATGATCAAGGAGTACTACTGGTACTACATCGCCTACGATGAATTGAAAAGAGCTCTGAGGACCGACTTTGTCGCCGAACCTGTTCCTTCATATGCAAAACGCGATCGCAAGCCATGGACagaagaggacgagaaaCACTTCGTGTCGTTGCTGGAAGGTGAACTGGAAAAAGTGTTCAACTTCCAGCGCATGAAAAGCGAGGAAATTGTCCGTCGCATCCAGTCAAGCGAGAAGGAAGTCAATGATGTAGTCTCTCGCCTTGAGTCGGCGACTGCGTCGGGATCGCGCCGGCAAAGCGTCCGTTCTAACATTCACCCTCCTTCCGATGAGGATTTCTTGGTCCTTGAGCAGGTCTTGAGTGACATCATCGCCGACGTCCATGATTTGGCCAAATTTACCCAGCTCAACTACACTGGCTTCCAGAAAATTATCAAGAAACACGAT AAAGAAACCGGCTGGCATCTCAAGCCAGTTTTTGCGGCACGACTCAAAGCCAAGCCTTTCTTCAAAGATAATTATGATGCGTTCGTGGTGAAGTTATCCAAGCTCTACGATCTGGTTCGCACTAAAGGAAACCCGGTTAAGGGAGACTCTTCCGCCGGTGGCACACAGCAAAACTTCGTTCGCCAAACGACTAAATACTGGGTTCATCCTGATAATATCACCGAGCTGAAACTCATCATCCTTAAG CACCTCCCCGTGCTTGTCTTCAACCCCCAAAAGGAGttcgaggaagaggacaCTGCCATCACCTCCATCTACTACGACAATCCGGACACATGGGAGCTATACCAAGGACGGTTGAAGAAGACAGAAGGAGCCGAAGCTATCCGACTGCGCTGGTACGGTGGCATGAAGAGTGACCAAATTTTCGTCGAGCGGAAGACTCATCGTGAGGATTGGACCGGAGAGAAGTCGGTCAAGGCCCGTTTCTCCctcaaggaaaagaatgtcAATGCTTACCTGGCTGGAGAGCTGACGACCGACACTATTTTCGACAAGATGAGAAAGGAGGGTAAAAagagtgaagaagaaatcaacaatCTGGAACAGCTAGCCCAAGAGATCCAATACCGGGTCATCACACGACAGCTGAAGCCTGTCACTCGGACCTTTTACCATCGAACTGCCTTTCAGTTGCCGGGTGACGCCAGAGTCCGTATATCGCTCGATACTGAATTGACCATGGTCCGCGAGGATAACCTCGATGGTCACCGCAGATCTGGAGACAACTGGCGCCGAATGGACATCGGTGtcgattttcctttctcccaatTGCCCCCTGAAGACGTGGAACGGTTTCCTTATGCCGTCCTCGAAGTCAAACTTCAGACCCAGGCCGGTCAAGAGCCCCCTCAATGGATCAGAGACCTGACCGCGAGTCACCTAGTAGAAGCGGTTCCCAAGTTCAGCAAGTTCATCCACGGTACAGCGACTCTTTTCCCCGATCGCATTAATCTCCTTCCGTTCTGGATGCCACAGATGGACGTGGATATTCGAAAGCCCGCGATGCGCCGGTTTGGTATTGAACGACCGCTAGCCAGTACTTCACTGTCGGCCAACGAGACACCCGAAGACGAGTATGACTCAGACGAGGACGAGCTGGATGACAGACAAGGCCTCGCCAATGGCGATCGGAGGGGTCCCCGCAATGACCTGTTCGCCGATTCAGACGGAAATACTCTAGATATAGAGGAGCGCATCGCCGCTCAGCCGCTTCCAGGAGATGAAGACTACCCATTATATGActcggacgaagaagatactATCGATGCAGATGAACTGGAAGAGGCGCGACGAGTCGGCGGAATGCACTATTACCGGCAGTTGGCCAAATACTACGCCCAGCAAACTGGAAGTGCTGTAGTATCTGGGCTTATAGCACTCATTCCTCGACCAAGACCAACCAATTTGCCGCCCCCAGAACAAAGGGGAATTGCTGTCATGGGAAACAAGCGGACCGTGAAGCGATTCATCGCCCCGAAGGGAAAAC GTATCCACGTCCCGGTCCGTGTCGAGCCCAAAGTCTACTTCGCTGCAGAGCGGACCTTCCTCTCATGGCTTGAATTCTCGATTCTTCTGGGTACTATCGCAGCCACCCTGCTGAACTTTGGCAACGACTACATCACATTCGCATCTTCTTGGGCATTTACCGTCCTTGCGGCCCTAGCCCTCCTGTACAGTCTTGTGCTCTATATCTGGCGAGTGGACAAAATCCGCAAGCGCCGCGACGTCAAGCGGGTCTATTATGAGAAATGGGGACCCACCGTCGTTGGCGTTGGTCTCGCAGTCGTCCTGCTGGTAAACTTTATCCTACGAGCACGCCAGGCCGGATTTACCGAGAGGGACGACTACCCAGGAAACGGCCAAGGTTCCGACTCCGGAGAATTATGA
- a CDS encoding secreted dipeptidyl peptidase DppV, with the protein MKSVLNMGALRWLSIAATASTALALNPEGLISAPRRSEAIPNPSGDVAVFSQSQYSFKTHKTTSQWNVLDLKSGDIKLLTNDSDVSEIVWLGSDDSTVLYVNGTNADIPGGVELWVSDISDFANGYKAASLPASFSGFKVVTTDSGDVRYVAYAESWANGTAYNEELVAKPLSSARIYDSIYVRHWDYYLTTRFNAVFSGTLKKSEGKGKATYKADGDLKNLVSPVKNAESPYPPFGGASDYDLSPDGKWVAFKSKAHDIPRANYTTAYIFLVPHDGSKTAVPINGPDSPGTPEGVKGDAGSPVFSPDSKKIAYWQMADESYEADHRTLYVYTVGSEETIPSLAADWDRSLDSVKWADDDNLIIGVEDAGRSRLFSIPADAGDDYKPKNFTDGGVVSAYYQLPDSTYLVTSTAIWTSWNVYIASPEKGVIKTLATANKIDPELKGLGPEIVDEFYYEGNWTKIQAFVIYPENFDKSKSYPLLYYIHGGPQSSWLDSWSTRWNPKVFADQGYVVVAPNPTGSSGFGDALQDAIQNQWGGYPYEDLVKGWEYVNENFDFIDTDNGVAAGASYGGFMINWIQGSDLGRKFKALVSHDGTFVADAKVSTEELWFMQHEFNGTFWDNRENYRRWDPSAPERILKFSTPMLIIHSDLDYRLPVSEGLSLFNILQERGVPSRFLNFPDENHWVQNKENSLVWHQQVLGWLNKYSGVEESNEDAVSLDDTVIPVVDYNP; encoded by the exons ATGAAGTCGGTACTCAACATGGGAGCTCTTCGGTGGCTCTCCATTGCGGCCACTGCCTCGACCGCGTTGGCCCTCAACCCTGA AGGCTTGATCAGCGCTCCGCGGAGATCGGAAGCGATCCCTAATCCTTCTGGT GATGTCGCGGTGTTCTCGCAATCGCAATACTCCTTCAAGACCCACAAGACTACCTCGCAGTGGAACGTGCTGGACCTGAAGTCGGGCGATATCAAGCTCCTGACGAATGACAGCGATGTCTCCGAGATTGTTTGGCTGGGCTCGGATGACTCGACCGTTCTCTATGTCAATGGCACCAATGCCGACATCCCCGGAGGTGTTGAATTGTGGGTGTCGGATATCTCCGATTTCGCCAATGG ATACAAAGCAGCTTCGTTGCCAGCTTCATTCTCTGGCTTCAAAGTCGTCACCACAGACTCCGGCGATGTGCGCTATGTCGCATACGCCGAGTCGTGGGCAAACGGCACAGCATACAACGAAGAGCTAGTGGCAAAGCCTCTGAGCTCTGCTCGCATCTATGACAGCATCTACGTGCGCCACTGGGATTACTATCTCACCACCCGATTCAATGCCGTGTTCTCTGGCACATTGAAGAAGTCGGAGGGCAAGGGCAAGGCTACCTACAAGGCTGACGGAGATCTCAAGAACCTCGTCTCCCCTGTCAAGAACGCTGAGAGCCCCTACCCGCCTTTTGGTGGCGCCTCTGACTATGATCTTTCCCCCGATGGCAAGTGGGTTGCTTTCAAGAGCAAGGCACATGACATCCCCCGTGCCAACTACACCACCGCGTATATCTTCCTTGTTCCCCATGATGGATCGAAAACCGCTGTGCCAATCAATGGGCCTGATAGCCCCGGTACCCCCGAGGGTGTCAAGGGTGACGCCGGCAGCCCGGTATTCTCCCCAGATAGCAAGAAGATTGCGTATTGGCAGATGGCCGATGAGTCCTACGAGGCAGACCACCGCACCTTGTATGTGTACACTGTCGGCTCTGAGGAGACTATTCCTTCCCTCGCAGCAGACTGGGACCGGTCTCTTGACTCCGTGAAATGGGCAGATGACGACAACCTTATTATTGGCGTTGAAGACGCAGGACGTAGCCGTCTGTTCTCTATCCCAGCAGACGCCGGTGACGACTACAAGCCTAAGAACTTCACCGACGGCGGCGTTGTATCCGCTTACTATCAATTGCCCGATTCCACGTATCTGGTTACCTCGACTGCCATCTGGACCAGCTGGAACGTTTACATCGCCAGCCCCGAGAAGGGTGTGATTAAGACGCTGGCCACAGCCAACAAGATTGACCCTGAGCTGAAAGGCCTGGGTCCTGAAATCGTTGACGAATTCTACTACGAAGGTAACTGGACTAAG ATCCAAGCCTTTGTGATCTACCCCGAGAACTTCGACAAGAGCAAGTCCTACCCTCTTCTCTATTATATTCACGGTGGACCTCAGAGCTCGTGGCTCGACTCCTGGAGCACCCGCTGGAACCCCAAGGTCTTCGCCGACCAGGGATACGTAGTCGTCGCACCCAACCCAACCGGAAGCAGTGGCTTCGGCGATGCCCTCCAGGACGCCATCCAAAACCAATGGG GAGGCTACCCCTACGAAGACCTCGTCAAAGGCTGGGAATACGTCAACGAGAACTTCGACTTCATTGACACCGACAACGGTGTCGCCGCCGGTGCCAGCTACGGTGGCTTCATGATCAACTGGATCCAAGGCAGCGATCTGGGCCGCAAGTTCAAGGCCCTGGTCAGCCACGACGGCACATTCGTCGCAGATGCAAAGGTCTCAACCGAAGAACTGTGGTTCATGCAACACGAG TTCAACGGCACATTCTGGGATAACCGCGAAAACTACCGTCGCTGGGACCCCTCTGCCCCCGAACGGATCCTCAAATTCAGCACCCCCATGCTCATCATCCACAGCGATCTGGACTACCGTCTCCCCGTCTCAGAGggtctttctctcttcaacatcctccagGAACGCGGTGTCCCTAGTCGATTCCTTAACTTCCCCGATGAGAACCACTG GGTccaaaacaaagaaaacagccTGGTCTGGCACCAACAGGTCCTGGGCTGGTTGAACAAGTACTCAGGCGTGGAAGAGTCAAACGAGGATGCTGTCAGCTTGGATGATACTGTTATCCCTGTTGTGGATTATAACCCGTGA
- a CDS encoding putative DNA ligase Cdc9: MSTRRRSAIVARFQKPISFTPVPQRLYLISCRACVQQDIVGRKLLQRQFGTYRPQTNLRTLASLYPSTFFRMADSKGRKQATLGRFFGSNADPKEAPKKQTTLSFSGKKDKAQKTAAKSATPHDSSSTDGQASDGVGSESTTEADIAETKPEPAQEDGYKDSNDLKRKESEEEASDSDVQPAQKRRRRTSRSGEGTPSPKKKTKTPSPKRSKAKKDVKPEETEPPAVVKKASGEETPEEDKSEDEALSASEDEEEKPEVMKKTMEKVQATLKASGTEPYPDWKPGTPVPYAALCTTFSLIEMTTKRLVILAHCSLFLRQVLRLTPQDLLPTVQLMINKLAADYAGVELGIGESLIMKAIGESTGRSLAVIKADQHEIGDLGLVAAKSRSNQPTMFKPKPLTVRGVHEGLLGIAKVQGHGSQDKKISGIKKLLSAADPETAGKGSKGVDITKNKGGPSEAKYIVRFLEGKLRLGLAEKTVLVALAQAVVTHEAALKGEKAPSPEKLAEGEAILKTVYSELPAYEIIIPAMLKNGLSKLHEACKLQPGIPIKPMLAKPTKSITEVLDRFEGKEFTCEYKYDGERAQIHYVAPDATHNYPEAQHTLQKDGKGLAAIFSRNSEDLSKKYPDVLAKLDSWIKDGVKSFVLDCETVAWDTVNKKVLPFQQLMTRKRKDVKAEDVKVKVCVFAFDLLFLNGEPTVKKSLRERRELLHESFQVTEGEFQFAQFGNTNVLDEIQELLDDSVKASCEGLMVKMLDTDESGYEPSKRSRNWLKVKKDYLSGVGDSLDLVVLGAYYGRGKRTSVYGAFLLAAYNANTQTYESICNIGTGFSEANLEELHKELSPLVIDRPKPFYTHSTVPKDQPDVWFEPRLVWEVKTADLTLSPRYQAAADEFVGTTGGGKGVSLRFPRFIKAREDKKPEQATTTRQVAEMYRKQEAVAKENAGKKGVDDDFEY, encoded by the exons ATGTCCACTCGTCGCAGATCCGCAATTGTTGCGCGCTTCCAGAAACCAATTAGTTTTACGCCAGTACCGCAACGTCTCTATTTAATCAGCTGTCGTGCTTGTGTCCAACAAGACATAGTTGGCCGCAAACTCCTCCAAAGACAATTCGGTACTTACCGACCGCAGACGAATCTCCGCACACTAGCTTCTCTTTACCCATCTACATTTTTCAGAATGGCAGACTCAAAGGGCCGGAAGCAGGCTACGCTGGG GCGATTCTTCGGCTCGAATGCGGACCCGAAAGAAGCTCCTAAGAAACAGActactctttctttctctggtaagaaagataaagctcAGAAAACTGCGGCGAAATCAGCGACACCACACGACTCTTCATCTACAGATGGACAAGCTTCTGATGGGGTTGGAAGCGAAAGTACTACCGAAGCAGATATAGCTGAGACTAAGCCGGAGCCTGCTCAGGAAGATGGATATAAAGACTCTAATGActtgaaaaggaaagagagcgaggaagaagccagTGACAGCGATGTTCAGCCTGCACAGAAACGGAGACGGAGGACTTCACGAAGCGGGGAAGGGACGCCttctccgaagaagaaaactaAGACACCATCTCCTAAGCGTTCCAAAGCCAAAAAAGACGTCAAACCCGAAGAGACAGAGCCGCCGGCTGTTGTAAAGAAAGCGTCGGGAGAGGAGACTCCTGAGGAAGACAAATCCGAGGATGAAGCGTTGTCGGCTAgcgaagacgaggaggaaaagcCCGAGGTGATGAAAAAGACCATGGAAAAGGTGCAGGCTACATTAAAAGCGAGTGGCACTGAGCCATATCCGGACTGGAAGCCTGGCACTCCCGTCCCTTACGCAGCATTGTGCACTACCTTCTCGCTTATTGAAATGACCACCAAGCGATTGGTGATCCTTGCCCATtgctctttgtttcttcgcCAGGTCCTTCGATTGACACCACAAGACCTCCTTCCGACAGTCCAACTTATGATCAACAAACTGGCTGCCGACTATGCCGGCGTCGAGTTGGGAATTGGCGAGTCCCTGATCATGAAAGCCATTGGCGAGAGTACCGGCCGCAGTTTAGCGGTCATCAAGGCAGATCAGCACGAGATTGGAGACCTGGGCTTGGTGGCAGCTAAGAGTCGATCGAACCAGCCTACCATGTTCAAGCCGAAGCCATTGACAGTTCGGGGAGTTCACGAAGGTCTTTTGGGTATCGCCAAAGTCCAGGGTCACGGTTCTCAGGACAAGAAAATTTCCGGtatcaagaagcttctctCTGCCGCCGACCCAGAAACAGCGGGAAAGGGTAGCAAAGGTGTGGATATCACGAAGAACAAGGGTGGCCCTAGCGAAGCCAAGTATATTGTTAGATTTTTGGAAGGAAAATTGAGACTAGGGCTGGCTGAAAAGACCGTTCTTGTTGCCCTTGCTCAAGCAGTGGTGACTCATGAAGCCGCCCtgaagggagagaaggctCCTTCCCCAGAAAAACTGGCTGAGGGCGAGGCTATCTTAAAGACGGTGTACAGCGAATTGCCCGCTTATGAGATCATCATTCCCGCCATGCTCAAGAACGGCCTGTCCAAGCTTCACGAGGCCTGCAAGCTACAGCCCGGTATCCCGATTAAGCCTATGCTTGCTAAGCCAACGAAATCCATCACCGAAGTGCTTGACCGTTTTGAAGGAAAGGAGTTTACGTGCGAGTATAAGTACGACGGGGAGAGAGCACAGATTCACTACGTTGCACCAGACGCAACCCACAACTATCCGGAAGCACAACACACGTTACAGAAGGATGGCAAAGGCCTCGCTGCGATTTTTTCTCGTAACTCAGAAGACCTGTCGAAGAAATACCCTGATGTGCTGGCTAAGCTCGACAGTTGGATCAAGGATGGTGTTAAGAGCTTTGTCTTGGACTGCGAGACTGTTGCTTGGGATACGGTGAACAAGAAGGTTCTGCCCTTCCAGCAGCTGATGACTCGCAAACGCAAAGACGTCAAGGCTGAAGACGTCAAGGTTAAAGTTTGTGTATTCGCCTTTGACCTCTTATTCCTGAACGGAGAG CCTACTGTCAAGAAATCACTTCGCGAACGCCGAGAACTTTTACATGAATCATTCCAGGTTACGGAAGGCGAGTTTCAGTTCGCTCAGTTCGGTAACACCAACGTACTGGATGAGATTCAGGAGTTGCTGGACGACAGTGTCAAGGCATCGTGCGAAGGTCTAATGGTTAAGATGTTGGACACGGACGAAAGTGGCTACGAGCCGAGTAAGCGGAGTCGAAACTGGCTCAAG GTTAAGAAGGACTACCTCAGCGGTGTCGGTGATTCGCTTGAccttgttgttcttggtGCATACTACGGACGAGGCAAGCGTACATCCGTCTATGGTGCATTCCTTCTGGCGGCGTACAATGCAAATACGCAAACTTACGAGTCAATCTGTAACATTGGCACCGGGTTTTCCGAGGCCAACCTTGAAGAGCTTCATAAGGAGCTCTCTCCCTTGGTCATTGATCGACCAAAGCCATTTTACACCCATTCGACGGTCCCCAAGGATCAGCCTGATGTTTGGTTTGAGCCCCGGTTGGTCTGGGAAGTGAAGACAGCCGATTTGACGCTTAGCCCGCGATATCAAGCTGCGGCTGATGAGTTTGTGGGTACGACCGGTGGAGGCAAAGGTGTTTCTCTCCGCTTCCCCCGGTTCATCAAGGCACGAGAGGACAAGAAGCCGGAGCAAGCAACAACGACGAGGCAGGTAGCCGAGATGTATCGGAAACAAGAGGCGGTCGCCAAGGAGAATGCGGGTAAGAAGGGAGTAGACGATGATTTTGAATATTAG